The sequence below is a genomic window from Sneathiella sp. P13V-1.
GTTCCCTGCCAGTGATTGAGCTATTTGAGAGTAGCGAATTGAGTCAGGCACTGGGCCAGGAAAATGTGGTTCATGCCGTCCTGCCACGGCGGGGATATACAGAGAAGTTTTTGATCGATGCCTCAAAGCTGAGTGGGTTTAGAGGTTTAGATGCTGAAGTGAAAGAACCGGGTCGGAGTAACGATGACTGAAACAAACGACAAGGGCGGGCGTAAATCCTTAAGTCTGAACAAGCCTCTGGAGATGAAAAAAGCTCCGGGTGACAGCGGACAGGTACGTCAAAATATCAGCCACGGTCGCTCCAAGACCGTTCAGGTTGAAGTGCGTAAGAAGCGCGGCGCACCGGCGGGACCGATGAAACCCGCAGTCAGCACAGCAGCTCCTTCTACCGTTGCACCAAAGAAAACACTAAGTGTGTCCAAGAAGTCAGCGGCGAAACCAGCGCAGGGTGGTCAGAACAAAGCGTCTGACAATCAGCTCCTGACGGATAATGAAAAAGCCAACCGTATGGCGGCTCTACAGCTTGCCAAGCAGCAACAGGAAAAAGATGCTGAAGAAGCAGCCGTTCGCGCGCAGGAAGAAGCACGCAAAGCTGCCGAAGAAGCGGAAGCTGCAAAATTGGCTGCGAAAGAAAAACGTCATCAGGAGCGGACGACCAAACGTCGCTCTCCTGAGGAGCGTCGCCGTGCGGAAGAAGAAGAAGCCAAGCGTCTGCTTGAAGAAGCAGAAGCGGCAAAAGAAGCGGAAGCCATTAAACACCGTGAAAAGCAGAAATCTGCACCGCAACCTGCCGAACCCAAAAGAGAACAAAAACCAGCGGCCCGCACACAGCGTCCCGGCCCTGCGCAAACTCAGGAAGAGCCGGATCGTGCCGCAGCCGCCGCTCCTCGCAAGAAAACCAAAGGCAAACCTGCTGGTGGTGGCGAAGAACGCCCATCCCCGAGCCGTAGTCGCGTTGGTGATCAGCGCCGCCGTTCAGGCCGCCTGACCATTGGTGAAGCTCTTGATGATCGCGGACCAAAGCAACGTTCACTCGCTTCCGTTAAGCGTGCCCGTCGCAAGCAGATGGCGCAACCGGAAGAAGCACCGCAGAAAGTTTATCGCGAAGTAACCATTCCTGAAGTGATTTCTGTTCAGGAACTGGCGAACCGTATGACAGAGCGTTCTGTTGACGTGATTAAAGAGTTGATGAAACTTGGTATCATGGCAACAGCGCAGCAGACAATTGACGCGGATACTGCGGAAATCGTTGTAGCTGAACTAGGTCACGCACCTAAACGTGTTGCCGCCTCTGACGTTGAAATTGGTTTGGGTGGCGATGACGCGGACCCAGAAGGTAGCCTGATCCCACGTGCTCCTGTGGTAGCTGTGATGGGTCACGTTGACCATGGTAAGACTTCCTTGCTGGATGCCCTTCGCAAAACCGACGTTGCTGCAGGTGAGGCTGGCGGTATCACTCAGCATATCGGCGCCTATCAGGTTCAGCTGGCCTCTGGTGATCTGATCACCTTCCTGGACACACCTGGTCACGAAGCCTTTACAGCCATGCGTATGCGCAGCGCCAAGGTAACTGATCTTGTGATCCTGGTGGTTGCTGCTGACGATAGCGTTATGCCGCAAACCATTGAAGCCATCAAACACGCAAAAGCAGCGGAAGTACCGATCATTGTCGCGATCAACAAATGCGACAAACCAGGCGCAGACCCGAACAAGGTGCGTCAGGAACTTTTGCAACATGAGATCTTCGTTGAAGACATGGGTGGTGATGTCCTTTCCGTTGAAGTTTCCGCCCTGAAAGGGACGGGTCTTGATAAACTTCAGGAAGCGATCCTTCTGCAATCTGAAATCCTTGAGCTTCGGGCAAACCCCGAGCGCAGCGCGCAGGGTTCCGTTGTGGAAGCCAAGCTGGAAACAGGTCGTGGTATGGTCTCCACGGTTCTTGTTAAACGCGGCACGCTTCGCATTGGCGATAACTTCGTTGCAGGTACTGCCTATGGTAAGGTTCGCGCCCTTCTTGACCACCATGGTCGCCCAACAGAAGAGGCCGGTCCATCTGTTCCTGTTGAGGTTCTGGGTATTCAGGGCACGCCAACAGCCGGTGATGAATTTGTCGTGACCGAGAGCGAAGCACAGGCAAAAGAAATTGCTGAATACCGCCTGCAGGTCGAGAAAGACAAGAAAGTTACTGCAACGGCTCGCGGCAGCATTGAACAGATGTTCTCTGCTATCAAAGAGGGTACTGCGGATGAACTTCCTGTTGTGATCAAGGCTGACGTAAACGGCTCCGCCGAAGCGATCGTCAACTCTCTTGAAAAACTGGCAACAGAAGAAGTGAAGGTAAATGTTCTTTACGCTGGTGTCGGCGGTATTACTGAATCTGATATCGCACTTGCCGCCGCTTCCAATGCCATGGTGATCGCGTTTAACACACGGGCCAACAAGCAGGCGAAAGAGGAAGCTGCGCAACAGGGTGTGGATATCCAGTATTACTCAGTGATCTACAACGTGATCGACGACATCAAAGCGATGCTGTCCGGTATGCTTGCGCCTACCTTGCGTGAAGACTTCCTGGGTTACGCTGAAATCCGTGAAGTCTTTAACATTACCAAAGTTGGTAAGATCGGTGGTTGTATGGTCACTGAGGGCGTTGTGAAACGTGGTGCGAAGGTTCGCCTGCTCCGTGACGATGTTGTAATCCACGAAGGTACGCTTGCCACGCTCAAACGTTTCAAGGATGAAGTGAAGGATGTTAAATCCGGCATGGAATGTGGTATGGCCTTTGAAAATTACCACGATATTCAGGTTGGTGATTTCATCGAATGCTTTGAAGTGGTCGAAGTTGCCCGCGAACTCTGACCTGAAAACGGTAAATACTCGTAATTCTCAAGCGGGAGGGGCGTATGCTTCTCCCGTTTGTCTGTTGTGATCAAGGATAGCCCCATGGCAAACCAAAAACGTTCCAGCAAAACAGCAAGCAAACGTCAACTTCGCGTTGGTGAACAGCTGCGCCATATCATCTCCGAAGTATTGGCGGAAGGTAACATTCACGACCCTGATCTCGTCGGGACTTCAGTGACTGTAACAGAAGTAAATCCAAGTCCGGATATGCGGAATGCAACCGTCTATGTCCTGCCGCTTGGTGGCCTTAACGAAGATATCATTATTAAGGCGCTGAACCGTACATCCGGCTTTATCCAAAGCGAGATGGGCCGCCAGCTCACCATGAAATTCACCCCTCGCCTTTCCTTCAAGAAGGACGAATCCTTTGAGTATGGGGATCACATCGATGCCCTGATCAGGGATATTCATAAAGATGACCCTGAGGAAACCTCAGAAGAAGGCTGATTAACATGGGACGTAAAAGACGCGGTATTCCCATTCACGGCTGGCTCAATATTGACAAGGACGCGGGCCTAAGTTCCGCGGCCGTTGTGGGGGCTGTGCGCCGAATCACCAAAGCGCAAAAAGCGGGCCATGCAGGGACATTGGATCCCTTCGCTACTGGTGTCCTACCCATCGCCTTGGGGGAGGCTACAAAAACAGTTCCCTACCTTGTGGCGGATGAAAAAGAATATGGCTTCACTGCCCGCTTTGGTGAAGCGACCAATACGGATGATATTGAAGGAGAGATATGCGAGACCTCTGATCATCGTCCGTCAGATTCAGATATTGAAGCGATCCTGCCAAAATTTACTGGAGTGATCACACAGATCCCTCCCGCCTATTCTGCCATCAAAATCAATGGTCAAAGGGCTTACAAACTGGCTCGTGAAGGCGAAGAAGTGGAAATGCCGGAGCGGCAGGTTACAATCCATGATCTGCGCTTTGAAGAACGGGTCGATGAGACCCATGCACGATTCTATGTGAGGTGCTCAAAAGGCACCTATATCCGGGCACTTGCGCGGGATATTGCGATTGCCCTCGGGACAGTGGCACACTTAACACAATTGCGCCGACTTTCAGTGGGGCCTTTTTCTGAAAAAAGTGCGATTTCACTGGATAAACTGGAGCAGCTGTGGCAGTGTCCGGCAGATTTTGAGGACTTGCTTCCATTGACGACCGCGCTGGACGACATCCCGGCGGTGGCCATATCGGAAACTCAGGCAATTCGCGTGAGGCACGGCAATGACGTGGCGGTTTCAAATCACGCAGACGGAATGGTCTGCGCCATGGACGGGGAAGTCCCGCTCGCCATTTGCAAAGTTGAAAATGGCATCGCGTTTCCTGTCCGCGTTTTTAATATTTAGAAATTGGAGTTTACCCGATGTCGATTACTGCTGAGAAAAAAGCGGAACTGATCAAGGAATTTGCAACAAAAGAGGGAGACACCGGTTCTCCTGAAGTACAGATTGCGATCCTGTCAGAACGGATTAGCAACCTTACAGAACATTTCAAAGACCACAAAAAAGACAAGCACTCTCGTCGTGGTCTGCTGGCACTGGTGAGCAAGCGCCGCCGTCTGCTGGACTATCTGAAAGGTAACAGCGAAGAACGCTACCTGGACACAATTAAGCGTCTTGGTATTCGTAAGTAAGCAGCGCTGTGTTGCCCCTATTTCGGGGACATAAAAATCCAACGCCGGAGTAGCTTCGGGGACATCCCCACGGCTTCCGGCGTTCGGTGATTCTGGAGTTCGCTCCAGAGGCAAGTAAGAGATTGGAATTTTCAGCAACACATAGGGTGTTGTCTATACGCGTGCGGACATAGGGTCCAAGCGCCTTGGAAGGAAGAAAAATGTTTGAAGTACATCGCAAGGAAGTGATGTGGGGCGGCCGTCCGCTCGTAATGGAAACAGGGAAAATCGCGCGCCAGGCTGATGGTGCTGTATTGATTACCTATGGCGGTACACAGATCCTGTGTACAGCAGTTGCTGCAAAAGCAGAAAAGCCGGGACAGGATTTCTTCCCGCTTACAGTAAACTATCAGGAAAAGGCGTATGCTGCGGGTAAAATCCCAGGCGGCTTCTTCAAACGCGAAGGACGTCCAACCGAAAAAGAAACTCTTGTCTCCCGCTTGATTGACCGTCCACTGCGTCCATCTTTCGTCAGCGGCTTCAAGAACGAAACACAAATCATTTGTACAGTGCTGGCACATGATCTGGAAAATGATCCAGACGTGATCGCCCTGATCGGCGCATCCGCGGCTCTGACAATTTCCGGTATTCCATTCCTTGGCCCAGTTGGTGCGGCCCGTGTTGGTGTAATCGACGGCGAATATGTCCTCAACCCAACAATGGAACAGATGGAAAATACAGATCTGGATCTGGTTATCGCAGGTACAGGCGAAGCGGTTCTGATGATTGAATCAGAAGCAAACGAACTGTCCGAAGAAAAAATGCTCGGCGCTGTCATGTATGGCCACGAACAGTATCAGGCGGTTATCGATGCCATCATCGACCTGGCAGAGGCTTGTGCAAAAGAGCCTTGGGACTATCAGCCAGCTGAAGTTGATGCTGACCTTGCTGCACGCGTAAAAGCAGCTGCAGAAGCTGGTCTGTCCGAAGCCTACAAAGAGCAGGTTAAACAGACACGTGTTGAAAAAGTAAATGCTGCAAAAGAAGCCGCACTTGCAACACTGGAAGAAGATGAAGTTGAAGCCGCTGCTGGTATCTTGAAAAAGATCGAAAAGCAGATTGTTCGCGGCAACATCATTTCAACAGGCACACGTATCGATGGCCGTGACACAAAAACTGTCCGTCCGATTGTTGCTGAAGTTGGCTCTCTGCCTCGCAGCCACGGCTCTTCCCTGTTCACACGCGGTGAAACACAGGCTCTTGTTGTGACAACATTGGGTACTGGTCAGGATGAGCAGATCGTTGATGCGCTTGAAGGCGAATATCGCGAAAACTTCATGCTGCACTACAACTTCCCTCCATATTCTGTAGGTGAAGCAGGTCGTGTGGGCTTTACAGGTCGTCGCGAAGTTGGTCACGGTAAATTGGCATGGCGTGCGGTTCACCCACTTCTGCCAACGAAAGAAGAGTTCCCTTACACATTGCGTGTTGTTTCTGAAGTTACAGAATCAAACGGCTCCTCTTCCATGGCAACCGTTTGCGGTACCTCTCTGTCCCTGATGGATGCCGGTGTTCCTCTGAAACGTCCAGTTGCGGGTATCGCGATGGGTCTGATTTTGGAAGAAGACGGTCAGTTTGCAGTTCTTTCTGACATTCTGGGCGATGAAGATCATCTGGGTGACATGGACTTTAAGGTGGCGGGTACTGAAGAAGGTATCACGTCCCTGCAGATGGACATTAAGATCTCAGGTATCACAGAAGAAATTATGCGTCAGGCACTTGCTCAGGCAACTGAAGGCCGTCTGCATATTCTGGGTGAAATGGCAAAAGCCATTGATGCTGCCCGTGACGGTGTTCGTGATGGTGCCCCACGCATCACACAGATGACCGTTGCCAAAGACAAAATCCGCGACATCATTGGTACTGGCGGTAAAGTTATTCGCGAAATTTGCGAAACAACTGGCGCCAAGATCGATATCGATGATGACGGTACTGTTAAAGTTGCGGCCACATCTACAGAAGCAGCGGATGCCGCTGTAAACTGGATTAAATCCATTGTGGATGATCCGGAAGTTGGCCAGATCTACAACGGTAAAGTCGTAAAAGTTGTCGACTTTGGTGCTTTCGTGAATTTCTTCGGAAACCGTGACGGCCTGGTTCATATTTCTGAACTGGCACCGAAACGCGTTGCAAAAGTAACCGACATTGTAAATGAAGGTGACGAAGTTCGCGTTAAAGTCCTGGAAATTGACAACCGCGGCAAAGTTCGTTTGTCCATCAAGGCGGTTCAGGCCGAAGAAGGTGGATCTGACGAAGGCGAAGCTTCCGACGATTGATGATCTGCAGGGACGGATGAAAATCCGTCCCTGTCATTACAGGCATCTTGATGCTATGGTTAAGTCTCTATATGTCTTAGTCAGGGCATGAATTAAAAGTATTAGGGATTATCCGGTGAAATCACTCAACTCCATCGTAATGTCCGGGAAAGAAGTTCTTCCCCTCATCGAAGGCGGAAAAGGCATTGCCGTCTCTTCCGGTCAAAGTTCTGGCGCATGGGCGGCCGCTGGCGGTATCGCGACCTTTTCCGGGGTAAATGCAGACAGTTATGACGAAAATGGTGATGTGATCCCGCAAACCTATTCTGGTCGGACTCGTCGGGACCGCCACGAAGAACTGGTCGCTTACGGGATCCAGGGTGGTATCACCCAGGCCCAAATCTCTCATGATCTAGCAGGTGGCCAAGGTGCCATCCATATGAATGTTCTTTGGGAAATGGGCGGGGCTGAGCGCATTCTGCATGGTGTGCTGGAAGGCGCAAAAGGCCTGATCGACGGCATCACTTGTGGTGCGGGAATGCCATACCGCGTCGCCCAGATTGCCGCTGACTACAAAGTTCACTATTACCCAATTATTTCCTCTGCCCGCGCGTTTCGCGCCCTCTGGAAACGTGCCTATCACAAGTTTTCAGACTGGCTTGGCGGAGTTGTGTACGAAGATCCATGGCTAGCAGGTGGTCATAACGGTCTTAGCAATTCTGAAGATCCACTTCAGCCACAAGACCCTTACCCACGTATTGTGGAGTTACGGACCCTGATGAATTCCGTTGGCTTGGAAAACACACCTATTATTATGGCAGGTGGTGTGTGGGCTCTGGAAGAATGGGAACATTGGCTGGATAACCCGGAAGTTGGTCCGATTGCCTTCCAGTTTGGCACGCGCCCGCTTCTGACAAAAGAAAGCCCGATTTCCGACGCCTGGAAACAGAAACTTCTGACCCTGAATGAGGGCGATGTTTTCCTCAATAAATTCAGCCCAACAGGCTTTTATTCCTCTGCTGTTCGAAACGAATTTCTACAAGAGTTGAAAGCACGGTCTGACCGTCAGGTAGCATTTTCCACAGAACCTGTGGGTGAGCATACTGAGGCCTTTAGCATGGGCGCACGTAAACGCGAGGTTTTCCTGACACCAGCTGACAGGGAAAATGCTGAAAATTGGGTGGCGGAAGGTTATACCGAAGCCATGAAAACTCCTGATTCAACAATGATCTTTGTGGACAAGCCAAAAATGGCTGAAATTCGCAAAGACCAAGTGGATTGCATGGGTTGCCTTTCACATTGCAGTTTCTCTAACTGGGCTGAAGGTGAAAAGGGTAATACTGGTCGCAAAGCAGATCCACGCAGCTTCTGTATTCAGAAAACATTGCAGGACGCGATCCACACATCTGACATCAACCACAATTTGATGTTTGCGGGCCACGCTGCGTATCGTTTTGCAACAGATCCGTTCTATGCAAACGGCAATATTCCAACTGTTAAAGAGCTTGTTGACCGGATCATGACCGGTAAATAAAGCAGCTTTTCTCTCGCAGATTTGAATTATTCCAGCTTTTACACTATATAAGGTTGGAATAATTTTTCTGTGAGCGTTGTGTGATGACCGATTATCCCGCCAGAAAAGACGACCATCTGTCTTTACAAAAAGTGTTGGAATTGAAAATTCGTGATGCGGATTTACGTCCAACACGTCAGCGCCTTGCCTTGGCAGCCCTTCTGTTTGCTGAGGGAAATCGCCATATCACCGCAGAAATGTTGCATGGTGAAGCTATTGATGCCGGCGTGAAAATCTCACTTGCCACTATTTATAACAATCTGCATCAATTTACCGACGCCGGCCTTCTTCGTGAAGTTGTAGTCGATACGACCCGTTCCTATTTCGACACAAATGTCACGCCCCATCACCACTTCTTCCATGAAGAAGAGCTTCGCCTTCAAGACATCCCTGCGGGTGAGATTAAGCTGGAGAAACTTCCAGATCTTCCAGAAGGCTATGAGATATCTGACGTGGATGTCATAGTCAGACTTTCAAAGAAAAGAACCTGAAGCACGGCTAATAGTTGTTTAGAAAAATTCTAAACTATTGACTCCCTCCTCATATAAGCTAAATTTTATTTAGGGAAAAATGTTGTGTGGCATTTCCTGCCCACGCAGAGCTAGAGGAGGATGCAATGAGCCTAAAAGGAACTCAGACCGAACAGAATTTAAAAGACGCCTTTGCCGGAGAATCTCAGGCAAACCGCCGGTACTTGTATTTCGCGCAAAAAGCGGACGTTGAGGGGTATAATGATGTTTCAACAGTCTTCCGCTCCACCGCGGAAGGGGAAACAGGTCATGCCCACGGCCATTTGGAATATCTGGAAGAAGCGGGTGATCCTGCGACAGGAATGCCTATTGGCACAACATCCGACAATCTGAAAGCGGCCATTGCCGGGGAGACACATGAATATACGGATATGTATCCGGGAATGGCCAAAACCGCCCGCGAGGAAGGTTTTGATGAAATTGCCGATTGGTTCGAAACTTTGGCAAAAGCTGAAAAAAGTCATGCTGGACGCTTCCAGAAGGCCTTGGACGAACTTGACTAGAACGTCCGGCATTTGAGAGGCATTTCCTCGGAGATGCCTCTCCTAAATCTCATAACTAATTAATGGACGGGCAACATGAGAGAAGGCAGCTTAGATGCCCCGACAAGGCATCCTATCGACTGGAACAATCCGGAATTTTACGACGAAGCCCTCCTCGACGAGGAGTTACGGCGCGTCTTTGACATCTGTCATGGTTGTAGACGTTGCTTCAACTTATGCGATTCATTCCCACGCCTATTCGACCTAGTGGATGAAGCACCGTCAGAGGAATTGGATACGGTCGATTCTAAAGACTTTAAGTCGGTTGTTGATGCCTGCACATTATGTGACATGTGTTTCCTGACGAAATGCCCATACGTACCGCCCCATGAGTTTAATCTGGATTTCCCACATCTCATGCTACGCTACCGGGCTGTTGAGAAATCAAAAGGCGAAGATAAATTTATTCCCCGCCAACTTTCAAAAACAGACCGTAACGGAAATCTGGCGAAACATGTCGCCCCCATCGCAAATTGGGCAAGCAGCCGTGAGAATGGCGTGACCCGGGGTGTTATGGAAGCCACCTTGGGTATCCATAAAGACGCGGCTCTTCCCAAATATCATTCTAAAACTCTTGAACAACTGGCCGCAGAGAACGCGCTTACCGTCAATAAAGACGCTCCTGCCTACGGCCGAAAGGTAGCCATTTACGCCACCTGTTTTGGCAACTTCAACAATCCCGACATCGGCGAGGCAACCCGCAAAGTCCTTGCCCAAAACGGGGTTGAAAGTGAGGTTGTCTATCCTGGCTGCTGCGGAATGCCATTGCTGGAACAGGGAGATATCGCAAGCGTTGCAGAAAATGCCAAATCGGTTTCCACAGAACTGTGCCAGTGGATCGACAAAGGCTATGACATTATCGCGCTCGTCTCCTCTTGCGCGTTGATGTTAAAGTTTGAATGGCCCCTCATCGTGCCAAATCACGGAATGGTCGAAAAACTATCCCAAAATACTTTTGATGTGAGCGAATATATTGTTGATATCGCCAAAAAAGAAGGCATTGCAGAAGGGTTGGAGCCTTTGGACGGGCCCGTTTCCATGCATCTTGCCTGCCATGCGCGCGCGCAAAATATGGGGGCGAAAGGCGCGGAAATGCTGCGGTTGATCCCAAAAACCCGCGTCGCCATTGTGGAGCGTTGTTCAGGTCATGGTGGATCCTGGGGTATTATGAAAGAAAATTTCGAAACCGCCCTTAAAGTCGGTAAAGTTGCAGCTTCCAACGCGTTAAAATCTGGCGCGCCTCATATTGCTTCTGAATGTCCCCTTGCGGCAGACCATCTATTGCAGGGAATTGAAAAACAGGATGCCGAAGCGGCAAAATCAAGAACGGCCCATCATCCCATTCAACTCTTGGCCAAAGCTTATGGCCTCTAAGCGGAGCGTAGAATGAGTACCCCCAAGCGTGAGATCACTCGTCAGGATATTC
It includes:
- the infB gene encoding translation initiation factor IF-2; this encodes MTETNDKGGRKSLSLNKPLEMKKAPGDSGQVRQNISHGRSKTVQVEVRKKRGAPAGPMKPAVSTAAPSTVAPKKTLSVSKKSAAKPAQGGQNKASDNQLLTDNEKANRMAALQLAKQQQEKDAEEAAVRAQEEARKAAEEAEAAKLAAKEKRHQERTTKRRSPEERRRAEEEEAKRLLEEAEAAKEAEAIKHREKQKSAPQPAEPKREQKPAARTQRPGPAQTQEEPDRAAAAAPRKKTKGKPAGGGEERPSPSRSRVGDQRRRSGRLTIGEALDDRGPKQRSLASVKRARRKQMAQPEEAPQKVYREVTIPEVISVQELANRMTERSVDVIKELMKLGIMATAQQTIDADTAEIVVAELGHAPKRVAASDVEIGLGGDDADPEGSLIPRAPVVAVMGHVDHGKTSLLDALRKTDVAAGEAGGITQHIGAYQVQLASGDLITFLDTPGHEAFTAMRMRSAKVTDLVILVVAADDSVMPQTIEAIKHAKAAEVPIIVAINKCDKPGADPNKVRQELLQHEIFVEDMGGDVLSVEVSALKGTGLDKLQEAILLQSEILELRANPERSAQGSVVEAKLETGRGMVSTVLVKRGTLRIGDNFVAGTAYGKVRALLDHHGRPTEEAGPSVPVEVLGIQGTPTAGDEFVVTESEAQAKEIAEYRLQVEKDKKVTATARGSIEQMFSAIKEGTADELPVVIKADVNGSAEAIVNSLEKLATEEVKVNVLYAGVGGITESDIALAAASNAMVIAFNTRANKQAKEEAAQQGVDIQYYSVIYNVIDDIKAMLSGMLAPTLREDFLGYAEIREVFNITKVGKIGGCMVTEGVVKRGAKVRLLRDDVVIHEGTLATLKRFKDEVKDVKSGMECGMAFENYHDIQVGDFIECFEVVEVAREL
- the rbfA gene encoding 30S ribosome-binding factor RbfA, which gives rise to MANQKRSSKTASKRQLRVGEQLRHIISEVLAEGNIHDPDLVGTSVTVTEVNPSPDMRNATVYVLPLGGLNEDIIIKALNRTSGFIQSEMGRQLTMKFTPRLSFKKDESFEYGDHIDALIRDIHKDDPEETSEEG
- the truB gene encoding tRNA pseudouridine(55) synthase TruB is translated as MGRKRRGIPIHGWLNIDKDAGLSSAAVVGAVRRITKAQKAGHAGTLDPFATGVLPIALGEATKTVPYLVADEKEYGFTARFGEATNTDDIEGEICETSDHRPSDSDIEAILPKFTGVITQIPPAYSAIKINGQRAYKLAREGEEVEMPERQVTIHDLRFEERVDETHARFYVRCSKGTYIRALARDIAIALGTVAHLTQLRRLSVGPFSEKSAISLDKLEQLWQCPADFEDLLPLTTALDDIPAVAISETQAIRVRHGNDVAVSNHADGMVCAMDGEVPLAICKVENGIAFPVRVFNI
- the rpsO gene encoding 30S ribosomal protein S15 — translated: MSITAEKKAELIKEFATKEGDTGSPEVQIAILSERISNLTEHFKDHKKDKHSRRGLLALVSKRRRLLDYLKGNSEERYLDTIKRLGIRK
- the pnp gene encoding polyribonucleotide nucleotidyltransferase, producing the protein MFEVHRKEVMWGGRPLVMETGKIARQADGAVLITYGGTQILCTAVAAKAEKPGQDFFPLTVNYQEKAYAAGKIPGGFFKREGRPTEKETLVSRLIDRPLRPSFVSGFKNETQIICTVLAHDLENDPDVIALIGASAALTISGIPFLGPVGAARVGVIDGEYVLNPTMEQMENTDLDLVIAGTGEAVLMIESEANELSEEKMLGAVMYGHEQYQAVIDAIIDLAEACAKEPWDYQPAEVDADLAARVKAAAEAGLSEAYKEQVKQTRVEKVNAAKEAALATLEEDEVEAAAGILKKIEKQIVRGNIISTGTRIDGRDTKTVRPIVAEVGSLPRSHGSSLFTRGETQALVVTTLGTGQDEQIVDALEGEYRENFMLHYNFPPYSVGEAGRVGFTGRREVGHGKLAWRAVHPLLPTKEEFPYTLRVVSEVTESNGSSSMATVCGTSLSLMDAGVPLKRPVAGIAMGLILEEDGQFAVLSDILGDEDHLGDMDFKVAGTEEGITSLQMDIKISGITEEIMRQALAQATEGRLHILGEMAKAIDAARDGVRDGAPRITQMTVAKDKIRDIIGTGGKVIREICETTGAKIDIDDDGTVKVAATSTEAADAAVNWIKSIVDDPEVGQIYNGKVVKVVDFGAFVNFFGNRDGLVHISELAPKRVAKVTDIVNEGDEVRVKVLEIDNRGKVRLSIKAVQAEEGGSDEGEASDD
- a CDS encoding NAD(P)H-dependent flavin oxidoreductase, which encodes MKSLNSIVMSGKEVLPLIEGGKGIAVSSGQSSGAWAAAGGIATFSGVNADSYDENGDVIPQTYSGRTRRDRHEELVAYGIQGGITQAQISHDLAGGQGAIHMNVLWEMGGAERILHGVLEGAKGLIDGITCGAGMPYRVAQIAADYKVHYYPIISSARAFRALWKRAYHKFSDWLGGVVYEDPWLAGGHNGLSNSEDPLQPQDPYPRIVELRTLMNSVGLENTPIIMAGGVWALEEWEHWLDNPEVGPIAFQFGTRPLLTKESPISDAWKQKLLTLNEGDVFLNKFSPTGFYSSAVRNEFLQELKARSDRQVAFSTEPVGEHTEAFSMGARKREVFLTPADRENAENWVAEGYTEAMKTPDSTMIFVDKPKMAEIRKDQVDCMGCLSHCSFSNWAEGEKGNTGRKADPRSFCIQKTLQDAIHTSDINHNLMFAGHAAYRFATDPFYANGNIPTVKELVDRIMTGK
- the irrA gene encoding iron response transcriptional regulator IrrA, which encodes MTDYPARKDDHLSLQKVLELKIRDADLRPTRQRLALAALLFAEGNRHITAEMLHGEAIDAGVKISLATIYNNLHQFTDAGLLREVVVDTTRSYFDTNVTPHHHFFHEEELRLQDIPAGEIKLEKLPDLPEGYEISDVDVIVRLSKKRT
- a CDS encoding rubrerythrin family protein, whose protein sequence is MSLKGTQTEQNLKDAFAGESQANRRYLYFAQKADVEGYNDVSTVFRSTAEGETGHAHGHLEYLEEAGDPATGMPIGTTSDNLKAAIAGETHEYTDMYPGMAKTAREEGFDEIADWFETLAKAEKSHAGRFQKALDELD
- a CDS encoding heterodisulfide reductase-related iron-sulfur binding cluster, which gives rise to MREGSLDAPTRHPIDWNNPEFYDEALLDEELRRVFDICHGCRRCFNLCDSFPRLFDLVDEAPSEELDTVDSKDFKSVVDACTLCDMCFLTKCPYVPPHEFNLDFPHLMLRYRAVEKSKGEDKFIPRQLSKTDRNGNLAKHVAPIANWASSRENGVTRGVMEATLGIHKDAALPKYHSKTLEQLAAENALTVNKDAPAYGRKVAIYATCFGNFNNPDIGEATRKVLAQNGVESEVVYPGCCGMPLLEQGDIASVAENAKSVSTELCQWIDKGYDIIALVSSCALMLKFEWPLIVPNHGMVEKLSQNTFDVSEYIVDIAKKEGIAEGLEPLDGPVSMHLACHARAQNMGAKGAEMLRLIPKTRVAIVERCSGHGGSWGIMKENFETALKVGKVAASNALKSGAPHIASECPLAADHLLQGIEKQDAEAAKSRTAHHPIQLLAKAYGL